A genome region from Panthera leo isolate Ple1 chromosome A2, P.leo_Ple1_pat1.1, whole genome shotgun sequence includes the following:
- the LOC122213567 gene encoding DBH-like monooxygenase protein 2: MTTRVSCSYSLTFTGPQDQHLVDEDTLEEDGSQDAELQGLTEDAVYTTMRFSRPFRSCDAHDQDITSDTIRVLAAYGLDDTLKLDRDRTFVKSIFLLQIVHPDDLDIPEDTIIHDLELTDFLIPEDDTTYACTFLPLPIVSKKHHIFKFEPKLLKHNETMVHHILVYACGNASVLPTGISDCYGADPAFSLCSQVIVGWAVGGTSYQFPDDVGVSIGTPLDPQWIRLEIHYSNFHNVPGVYDSSGIRLYYTAKLRKYDMGVLQLGFFTFPIHFIPPGAESFLSYGLCKTEKFEEMNGVPVPDIQVYGYLLHTHLAGRALQAVQYRNGTQLRIICKDDLYDFNLQETRDLPYRMEIKQGDELLVECHYQTLDRDSLTFGGPSTINEMCLIFLFYYPRNNISSCMGYPDIIHVAHELGEEVSDSMEGMMAMNNVEWTPENIKKAEKACKEAQQTVIIKTIDEVVENTTGWIPEIIRAPRGPCLESSGGKVEPQDKTPAGFRAAPIALLGSSTTTLRCLPLAALLFGQGALSWLLATLQVGV, translated from the exons ATGACCACTAGAGTTTCCTGTTCTTACTCTTTGACCTTCACTGGACCCCAGGATCAGCACCTGGTGGATGAAGACACCCTGGAGGAGGACGGGAGCCAGGATGCTGAGCTGCAGGGGCTGACAGAAGACGCTGTCTACACCACCATGCGCTTCTCCAGGCCCTTCCGCTCCTGTGATGCCCATGACCAAGACATTACG AGTGACACCATAAGGGTTCTGGCTGCCTATGGCCTGGATGACACTCTGAAGCTGGATCGGGACCGTACTTTTGTCAAGTCCATCTTCCTGCTACAAATAGTCCACCCTGATGACCTTGACATCCCTGAGGACACCATCATCCATGACTTGGAACTCACTGAT TTCCTCATTCCAGAGGATGACACCACATATGCCTgcaccttcctccctctccccatcgtCAGCAAGAAGCATCACATCTTCAAG TTTGAGCCCAAGCTGCTCAAGCACAATGAGACGATGGTGCATCACATCCTGGTTTATGCCTGTGGCAATGCCAGTGTTCTCCCCACGGGCATCAGTGACTGCTACGGGGCTgaccctgccttctccctctgctcgCAGGTCATCGTGGGCTGGGCTGTCGGGGGCACA AGTTACCAGTTTCCAGATGATGTGGGTGTCTCTATTGGGACTCCCTTAGACCCCCAGTGGATCCGATTGGAGATTCATTACAGCAATTTTCACAACGTTCCAG GTGTGTACGACTCCTCAGGCATCCGATTATACTACACGGCAAAGCTGCGCAAATACGACATGGGAGTCCTCCAGCTGGGTTTCTTCACTTTCCCCATCCACTTCATACCCCCAGGCGCGGAGTCCTTCCTGTCCTATGGGCTGTGTAAGACGGAGAAGTTTGAGGAG ATGAATGGGGTCCCAGTGCCTGACATACAGGTATATGGCTACCTGCTCCACACCCACCTGGCTGGCCGTGCTCTGCAGGCTGTGCAATACAG AAATGGAACACAACTCCGAATAATCTGCAAAGATGATCTCTACGACTTCAATCTGCAGGAGACTCGAGATTTACCTTATCGAATGGAGATTAAACAG GGAGATGAGTTGCTGGTGGAGTGTCATTACCAGACGCTGGACCGGGACTCCTTGACTTTT ggGGGTCCCAGCACCATTAATGAGATGtgcctcatcttcctcttctaCTATCCCCGAAACAACATCTCCAGCTGCATGGGGTACCCTGACATCATCCACGTGGCccatgagctgggggaggaggtaTCAGA TTCCATGGAGGGCATGATGGCCATGAACAATGTTGAATGGACCCCAGAGAACATTAAGAAGGCTGAGAAAGCCTGCAAGGAGGCCCAGCAGACAGTGATAATAAAGACCATTGAT GAGGTAGTGGAAAACACAACAGGCTGGATTCCAGAAATTATCCGTGCTCCTCGGGGACCCTGCTTGGAGTCCTCCGGAGGCAAAGTGGAGCCCCAGGACAAAACCCCTGCAGGCTTCAGGGCTGCACCAATTGCCCTCTTGGGCTCCAGCACTACTACCCTGAGGTGCCTCCCTCTGGCTGCCCTCTTGTTTGGGCAGGGGGCTCTTTCTTGGCTTCTTGCCACCCTGCAGGTTGGAGTCTGA